A portion of the Microlunatus phosphovorus NM-1 genome contains these proteins:
- a CDS encoding branched-chain amino acid aminotransferase codes for MTLTNRLALEFEQRKNPHPRSASERAAILDNPGFGTNFTDHMAVATWTLADGWHDAAVVPYGPFALDPATAVLHYAQEIFEGLKAYRHADDSVWLFRPEQNAARFARSAKRLALPELATEDFIGSIEALVAADVDWVPSGGEKTLYLRPFMFASEAFLGVRAAHRVTYCCIASPAGSYFSSGVKPVKIWISTTYTRAAPGGTGAAKCGGNYAASLIAQQEAAEHGCEQVMFADAAEHTWLEELGGMNVYLITDDGEIITPELTGSILEGVTRDSILTLAAEWGLTPVERRIGVAETLEGLLSGKITEMFACGTAAVVTPIASLHNDEGDVVVGTGETGETTAAIRKALMDIQYGRTEDTHGWLKRII; via the coding sequence GTGACCCTGACCAACCGACTGGCGCTCGAGTTCGAGCAGCGCAAGAACCCTCATCCCCGCTCCGCGAGTGAGCGTGCCGCGATCCTCGACAACCCCGGGTTCGGCACCAATTTCACCGATCACATGGCGGTGGCGACCTGGACGCTGGCCGACGGTTGGCACGATGCGGCGGTGGTGCCGTACGGGCCGTTCGCGCTCGACCCGGCGACCGCCGTGCTGCACTATGCGCAGGAGATCTTCGAGGGACTGAAGGCATACCGGCATGCCGATGACAGTGTCTGGCTGTTTCGTCCGGAACAGAACGCGGCCCGATTCGCTCGCTCGGCGAAGCGGCTCGCGCTGCCGGAGTTGGCCACCGAGGATTTCATCGGCAGCATCGAGGCGCTGGTTGCCGCCGATGTCGATTGGGTGCCCTCCGGAGGGGAGAAGACCCTCTACCTGCGGCCGTTCATGTTCGCCTCCGAGGCGTTCCTCGGGGTCCGGGCCGCGCATCGGGTGACCTACTGCTGCATCGCCAGCCCGGCCGGCTCCTACTTCTCCTCCGGGGTGAAGCCGGTCAAGATCTGGATCTCCACCACGTACACCCGGGCTGCTCCAGGGGGCACCGGGGCGGCCAAGTGCGGCGGCAACTACGCGGCCAGCCTGATCGCTCAGCAGGAGGCCGCCGAGCACGGCTGCGAGCAGGTGATGTTCGCCGACGCTGCTGAGCACACCTGGCTGGAGGAACTGGGTGGGATGAACGTCTATCTGATCACCGATGACGGCGAGATCATCACCCCCGAGCTGACCGGCTCGATCCTGGAAGGGGTCACCCGCGACTCGATCCTGACCTTGGCGGCGGAATGGGGTCTGACTCCGGTCGAGCGGCGGATCGGCGTCGCCGAGACGCTGGAAGGGCTGTTGTCCGGGAAGATCACCGAGATGTTCGCCTGCGGTACCGCCGCTGTGGTCACGCCGATCGCCTCATTGCACAACGACGAGGGTGATGTCGTGGTCGGCACCGGCGAGACCGGCGAGACGACGGCTGCGATTCGCAAGGCGCTGATGGACATCCAGTACGGGCGGACCGAGGACACGCACGGCTGGCTCAAGCGCATCATCTGA
- a CDS encoding CobW family GTP-binding protein, whose translation MIIRVSASSALGIREQDAALAGLAQHRPRLVVIRYTQQPGSAVAIPSAEREISQHGLRLDTSQITAPTGCLSCAIVDDLSRLLPDLAGTDWARDILVVLPLGVSAHTVLDGCAAIDPASLAPLGLTIGTVAVALDAAGLEDQLWAAETLADAHIAVAEDDLSLGEFLVGELLLADTYVLANPSDEPGLEVISEDVIAGVELARHIAPQSRATAVGGGLLARFSRPELADTFDEYESTVRAELGAVAVPVRSAGEVVASHVVRIERPLHPGRLAVAMHTVAAGCVWSRGFLWVASMPSRRVGWIGVGPNVSFGDAGGWLADGAERFRLDSLALLTWHSEYGDRGSMLAFTARDLDAPGIESALQACALTDAELALGLEHWATQPDPLELRSSFDHVHELDNEPHHEKE comes from the coding sequence ATGATCATCCGCGTATCGGCGTCGAGTGCCCTCGGGATTCGGGAGCAGGACGCGGCACTGGCCGGGCTGGCGCAGCATCGTCCACGTCTGGTGGTGATCCGCTACACCCAGCAGCCAGGGTCAGCGGTGGCGATCCCGTCCGCAGAGCGGGAGATCAGCCAGCACGGACTGCGCCTGGACACCAGTCAGATCACGGCTCCGACAGGCTGCCTGAGCTGTGCGATCGTCGATGACTTGAGCCGGCTGCTGCCCGATCTGGCCGGTACCGATTGGGCGCGCGACATCCTGGTCGTGCTGCCGCTGGGAGTGAGCGCCCACACGGTGCTCGACGGGTGTGCCGCGATCGACCCGGCCTCGCTGGCGCCTCTCGGACTGACGATCGGCACCGTTGCGGTCGCGCTCGATGCGGCCGGTCTGGAGGACCAACTCTGGGCAGCGGAGACCCTGGCGGACGCGCACATCGCGGTCGCCGAGGACGATCTGAGCCTCGGCGAGTTCCTGGTAGGGGAGTTGCTGCTCGCCGACACCTATGTCTTGGCGAATCCGAGCGATGAGCCTGGCCTGGAGGTGATCAGCGAAGACGTGATCGCCGGTGTGGAGCTGGCACGCCACATTGCGCCGCAGAGCCGTGCGACGGCCGTGGGTGGCGGCCTGCTGGCTCGGTTCTCCAGACCGGAGCTTGCGGATACCTTCGACGAATACGAATCCACGGTCCGTGCCGAACTGGGTGCGGTGGCGGTGCCGGTCCGCAGCGCGGGGGAGGTGGTCGCCAGCCATGTGGTCCGGATCGAGCGTCCGCTGCACCCCGGCCGGCTCGCCGTCGCCATGCACACGGTCGCGGCGGGCTGTGTCTGGTCGCGGGGCTTCCTGTGGGTGGCCTCGATGCCGTCCCGGAGAGTCGGGTGGATCGGAGTCGGGCCGAACGTGAGCTTCGGTGACGCGGGTGGCTGGCTGGCTGACGGGGCCGAGCGCTTTCGGCTGGACAGTCTCGCCTTGCTGACCTGGCATTCCGAGTACGGCGATCGCGGCAGCATGTTGGCCTTCACGGCCCGTGACTTGGATGCTCCCGGCATCGAGTCGGCGTTGCAGGCGTGCGCATTGACCGATGCCGAGTTGGCGCTCGGGCTGGAGCATTGGGCTACTCAGCCCGATCCGCTCGAGTTGCGATCCTCGTTCGACCATGTCCACGAACTCGACAACGAACCCCACCACGAGAAGGAATGA
- the ykgO gene encoding type B 50S ribosomal protein L36, which yields MKVRNSLRALKKKPGAQVVRRRGRVFVINKREPRFKARQG from the coding sequence ATGAAGGTCCGCAACTCACTACGCGCGCTGAAGAAGAAGCCGGGTGCTCAGGTCGTACGACGGCGTGGCCGAGTGTTCGTGATCAACAAGCGGGAGCCGCGGTTCAAGGCCCGTCAGGGCTGA
- a CDS encoding 3-isopropylmalate dehydrogenase translates to MTASTNGKAVNLAVIGGDGIGPEVVAEGLKVLDAVTGPGVVTTTHYDLGASRWQRTGEVLPDSVLTELATADAILLGAVGAAPGATDIPSGLLERGLLLKLRFAFDHAVNLRPSKLYPGSVTPLSPEVVAKGEIDFVVVREGTEGLYCGNGGVVRAGTPAEIANEVSVNTAYGVERVVRDAFERATRRRNKVTLVHKHNVLVNAGGLWKRVFAEVAAEYPGVTTDYLHVDAATIFLVTDPARFDVIVTDNLFGDILTDLAAAVTGGIGLAASGNINPTGAFPSMFEPIHGSAPDIAGKQIADPTATISSVALLLDHLGMHDEAARVEQAVLADLSARTGHRPTAAVGDAIAALV, encoded by the coding sequence GTGACCGCATCGACGAATGGAAAAGCCGTGAATCTCGCCGTCATCGGCGGGGACGGAATCGGACCCGAGGTCGTCGCCGAGGGACTGAAGGTCCTCGACGCGGTGACGGGCCCCGGCGTGGTCACCACCACGCACTATGACTTGGGCGCCAGCCGCTGGCAGCGCACCGGCGAGGTGCTGCCGGACTCGGTGCTGACCGAACTGGCCACGGCCGACGCGATCCTGCTCGGCGCGGTCGGCGCCGCACCCGGCGCCACGGACATCCCCAGCGGTCTGTTGGAGCGGGGTCTGCTCCTCAAGCTGCGCTTTGCGTTCGATCATGCCGTGAACCTGCGACCCAGCAAGCTCTACCCGGGCTCGGTCACTCCCCTGTCGCCCGAGGTGGTGGCGAAGGGCGAGATCGACTTCGTGGTGGTACGCGAGGGCACCGAGGGTCTCTACTGCGGCAACGGTGGCGTGGTGCGCGCCGGCACGCCGGCCGAGATCGCCAACGAGGTCAGCGTCAACACCGCGTACGGCGTCGAGCGCGTGGTCCGGGATGCCTTTGAGCGCGCCACCCGGCGCCGCAACAAGGTCACCCTGGTGCACAAGCACAACGTGCTGGTGAACGCCGGCGGGCTGTGGAAGCGGGTCTTCGCCGAGGTGGCCGCCGAGTATCCCGGTGTCACCACTGACTATCTGCATGTCGATGCCGCCACCATCTTCTTGGTCACCGATCCCGCCCGGTTCGACGTGATCGTCACCGACAACCTGTTCGGCGACATCCTCACCGACCTCGCCGCCGCGGTGACCGGTGGCATCGGCTTGGCCGCGAGCGGCAACATCAACCCGACCGGAGCCTTCCCGTCGATGTTCGAGCCCATCCACGGCTCGGCTCCCGACATCGCCGGTAAGCAGATCGCCGATCCCACAGCCACGATCTCCTCGGTGGCACTGCTGCTGGACCACCTCGGCATGCACGACGAGGCGGCCCGAGTGGAGCAGGCCGTGCTGGCCGACCTGTCCGCACGGACCGGCCACCGTCCGACCGCGGCAGTCGGCGACGCCATCGCTGCGCTGGTCTGA
- the hisD gene encoding histidinol dehydrogenase translates to MITVRDLRGTSFELEDVVPRAGLNVDAALTKVQPIIEAVRTRGVEALNEYAEAFDGIRPPALRVPADVLNEALSSLDPEVRAALAESIRRARLVHADQRREEHTTVLGNGARVTERWLPVERVGLYVPGGRAVYPSSVVMNVVAAQEAGVGSLAIASPPQADNDGWPHPTILAAAELLGVDEVYAMGGAQAVAAFAYGVRNADRDWICRPVAMVTGPGNIWVAAAKRALRGVIGIDSEAGPTEIAILADDSANAEWVAADLISQAEHDVIAASVLVTTSPELAAAVSVALETQVAAAKHTERITEALGGQQSAILIVDDLDTGLRVVDAYAAEHLEIHTRDAAAVARRVTSAGAIFVGDFAPVSLGDYCAGSNHVLPTGGAATHSSGLSVQTFLRGVHLIEYDEAALNEVAAHVVNLANAEDLPAHGTAVAIRVN, encoded by the coding sequence ATGATCACCGTTCGCGATCTGCGCGGCACCAGTTTCGAGCTCGAGGACGTCGTCCCTCGCGCCGGACTGAACGTCGACGCCGCCCTGACCAAGGTGCAGCCGATCATCGAGGCCGTCCGCACTCGTGGCGTCGAGGCGCTGAACGAGTACGCGGAGGCGTTCGACGGGATCCGGCCGCCGGCGCTACGGGTGCCGGCCGACGTCTTGAACGAAGCGCTGTCCAGCCTGGATCCCGAGGTCCGCGCCGCTTTGGCCGAGTCCATCCGACGCGCCCGGTTGGTGCACGCCGATCAGCGTCGCGAGGAGCACACCACGGTGCTCGGCAACGGTGCCCGGGTGACCGAGCGCTGGCTGCCCGTCGAGCGGGTCGGGCTGTATGTGCCGGGCGGCCGCGCCGTCTACCCGAGCTCGGTCGTGATGAACGTGGTCGCCGCCCAAGAGGCCGGTGTCGGTTCGCTCGCCATCGCCTCCCCACCCCAGGCCGACAACGACGGCTGGCCGCACCCGACCATCCTGGCCGCCGCCGAGCTGCTGGGCGTCGACGAGGTGTACGCGATGGGCGGCGCCCAGGCGGTGGCGGCATTCGCGTACGGAGTCCGCAACGCCGACCGAGACTGGATCTGCCGCCCGGTCGCCATGGTCACCGGCCCTGGCAACATCTGGGTCGCCGCAGCCAAGCGCGCCCTGCGCGGGGTCATCGGCATCGACTCCGAGGCCGGGCCCACCGAGATCGCGATCCTGGCCGATGACAGCGCCAACGCCGAGTGGGTGGCCGCCGACCTGATCAGCCAGGCCGAGCATGACGTCATCGCCGCCTCCGTGCTGGTCACCACCAGTCCCGAACTGGCAGCGGCCGTCTCCGTGGCGCTGGAGACCCAGGTCGCCGCGGCCAAGCACACCGAGCGGATCACCGAGGCACTCGGCGGACAGCAGTCGGCGATCCTGATCGTCGACGATCTGGACACCGGACTGCGGGTGGTCGACGCGTACGCCGCCGAGCACCTGGAGATCCACACCCGGGACGCCGCTGCCGTGGCCCGCCGGGTCACCAGCGCCGGGGCGATCTTCGTCGGGGACTTCGCCCCGGTCTCGCTCGGCGACTACTGCGCCGGATCCAACCACGTGCTGCCGACCGGCGGCGCGGCCACCCACTCCAGCGGCCTGTCAGTCCAGACGTTCCTCCGCGGAGTCCACCTGATCGAGTACGACGAGGCGGCGCTCAACGAGGTCGCGGCGCACGTGGTGAACCTCGCCAACGCCGAGGACCTGCCCGCCCACGGCACCGCGGTCGCCATCCGCGTCAACTGA
- a CDS encoding TetR/AcrR family transcriptional regulator — protein sequence MGRDGAQTSRRVLDAVGRIVAARGLEGIRIREIAAEAELSPGSVLYHFPDHSQLLYAVHVDTVRRYVEGRAAAAAVTDATTDAAQRLLAVMRAGVPPWANEHVIRLLYGLHDLARRSQEHADLLTELWRDEQALYVEIIRAGMADGIFAVDGTPEEVAAGLLALEDGLVLHRISNNSEISSDRAVAVFAGIAAEQLSCPRLAEYAAG from the coding sequence GTGGGACGCGACGGAGCACAGACCAGTCGCCGCGTCTTGGATGCCGTCGGGCGGATCGTCGCTGCGCGTGGCCTGGAGGGCATCCGGATCCGCGAGATCGCGGCCGAGGCTGAGCTGTCACCGGGTTCGGTGCTCTACCACTTTCCCGATCACAGCCAGCTGCTCTATGCCGTGCACGTCGACACGGTGCGCCGCTATGTCGAGGGCCGGGCTGCTGCGGCGGCGGTCACCGATGCCACTACCGACGCTGCTCAGCGACTGCTGGCGGTGATGCGCGCCGGCGTACCGCCGTGGGCCAACGAGCACGTCATCCGGCTGCTCTACGGGCTGCACGATCTGGCCCGGCGGAGCCAGGAGCACGCCGATCTGCTCACCGAGCTGTGGCGGGACGAGCAGGCGTTGTACGTGGAGATCATCCGGGCTGGGATGGCGGACGGGATCTTCGCGGTGGACGGGACGCCGGAGGAGGTGGCCGCCGGTCTGCTGGCGCTGGAGGACGGGCTGGTGCTGCACCGGATCAGCAACAACTCCGAGATCTCCAGCGACCGGGCGGTCGCCGTCTTCGCCGGCATTGCCGCCGAACAGCTGAGTTGTCCGCGCCTCGCCGAGTACGCCGCCGGCTGA
- a CDS encoding type B 50S ribosomal protein L31, with the protein MKKDIHPRYEPVVFRDKSADLAFLTRSTMTSDQTIEWSDGRTYAVIDVEVSSASHPFYTGKSRILDAAGQVEKFQRRYGRPS; encoded by the coding sequence ATGAAGAAGGACATCCACCCCCGCTACGAGCCCGTCGTCTTCCGCGACAAGTCAGCCGATCTGGCGTTCCTGACCCGCTCGACGATGACGTCAGACCAAACCATCGAATGGAGTGATGGCCGGACCTACGCGGTGATCGATGTCGAGGTCTCCTCCGCCAGCCATCCCTTCTACACGGGCAAGTCCCGGATCCTGGACGCAGCCGGTCAGGTGGAGAAGTTCCAGCGCCGCTACGGCCGCCCGTCCTGA
- a CDS encoding O-methyltransferase, which translates to MSAPPELPELVIRALRMSLHRGYVQASRTETGRLLATLAATRSGTIAEAGTGCGVGAAWLRSGAPKDTRVITAELDPELAHCVMDMFSDDDIDVIHADWAELGQHGPFSLVFLDAGSAAKFPREQIVDLVDTGGMIVLDDFTPCASWPPLSAGRVDVLRQDWLADERFTSVDVMVAEDTSVIIAVRR; encoded by the coding sequence GTGAGTGCCCCTCCCGAGCTGCCTGAGCTGGTCATTCGTGCGCTGCGGATGTCACTGCACCGCGGCTACGTACAGGCCTCGCGAACCGAAACCGGCCGGCTGTTGGCCACGCTGGCCGCCACACGCAGCGGGACGATCGCCGAGGCTGGCACCGGCTGCGGCGTGGGCGCCGCCTGGTTGCGCAGCGGGGCACCGAAGGACACCCGAGTGATCACCGCCGAGCTCGATCCCGAACTCGCCCACTGCGTGATGGACATGTTCTCCGACGACGACATCGACGTCATCCATGCCGACTGGGCCGAACTCGGCCAGCACGGCCCGTTCTCACTGGTCTTCCTCGACGCCGGAAGCGCCGCGAAGTTCCCTCGGGAGCAGATCGTCGACCTGGTGGACACCGGCGGCATGATCGTGCTGGACGACTTCACCCCCTGCGCCAGCTGGCCCCCGCTGTCAGCCGGCCGGGTGGACGTGCTGCGCCAGGACTGGCTGGCCGACGAACGCTTCACCAGCGTGGACGTCATGGTCGCCGAGGACACCTCGGTGATCATCGCTGTGCGCCGCTGA
- a CDS encoding APC family permease, whose translation MTNDSRATTTAAPDADLHRGLGVIGIVFMVVAAAAPVTVVAANFPIIITVSESVGAPLMILVATVILLLFSVGYAWMTPHVPDAGAFYAYIDRGLGRRPGLGAASIALLSYVLLTVSMTCYLGVQTGNLIELWTGASLPWWLISAVMLVIVGLLGYRDIDLSAKVLGVALVLEVLTVVAIDLGVIFSGRELTTAAFSPAEALSGAPGLGLLFAFLGFFGFEATAVFRNEARDPDRTVPRATYIAVLSIGTLYFFSSWLIIDGLGAHQAVAAATDSPDQVVIKLAGEVVAPIMADIVQVLVVTSMFACMLAFHNIVTRYLFTLGQRSVLPASLAEVHRRHRAPSRASLCVSAVTSAIVVVSAVVQLDPVLQIYTWYSGAGALGVIVMMTLTSVAVIAYGSKLRGAAQGASTTRVIASAVLGGIGLLLVLAISVWNFPILVGGTVAAIVWGLVLVGAFAAGLLVPRRVGHAVADPALQSSDER comes from the coding sequence GTGACCAACGACTCCCGCGCGACCACCACCGCAGCGCCGGACGCGGATCTGCATCGCGGTCTCGGAGTGATCGGCATCGTCTTCATGGTGGTCGCCGCGGCCGCGCCGGTCACGGTCGTGGCGGCCAACTTCCCGATCATCATCACCGTCTCCGAGTCGGTCGGGGCGCCCCTGATGATCCTGGTCGCTACCGTGATCCTGCTGCTGTTCTCGGTCGGGTACGCCTGGATGACCCCGCACGTCCCCGATGCCGGCGCGTTCTACGCCTACATCGATCGCGGTCTCGGTCGCCGGCCCGGCCTGGGTGCCGCGTCGATCGCGCTGCTCTCGTACGTGCTGCTCACCGTCTCGATGACCTGCTATCTCGGGGTACAGACCGGCAACCTGATCGAGCTCTGGACCGGCGCCAGTCTGCCGTGGTGGCTGATCTCGGCCGTCATGCTGGTGATCGTCGGCCTGCTGGGCTATCGCGACATCGACCTGTCCGCCAAGGTGCTGGGTGTTGCGTTGGTGCTCGAGGTGCTCACCGTGGTGGCCATCGACCTGGGCGTCATCTTCTCCGGCCGTGAACTGACCACCGCCGCGTTCAGCCCGGCAGAGGCACTCTCGGGCGCGCCCGGGTTGGGCCTGCTGTTCGCCTTCCTCGGGTTCTTCGGCTTCGAGGCCACGGCGGTGTTCCGCAACGAGGCCCGCGATCCGGACCGCACCGTGCCGCGGGCCACCTATATCGCGGTGCTTTCGATCGGCACCCTGTACTTCTTCTCATCCTGGTTGATCATCGATGGGTTGGGCGCGCACCAGGCGGTCGCCGCCGCGACCGACAGTCCCGATCAGGTGGTGATCAAACTGGCCGGCGAGGTCGTCGCGCCGATCATGGCCGACATCGTGCAGGTCCTCGTGGTGACCAGCATGTTCGCCTGCATGCTCGCCTTCCACAACATCGTCACCCGCTATCTGTTCACCCTCGGCCAGCGCTCGGTGCTGCCCGCGAGCCTGGCCGAAGTGCATCGACGGCACCGGGCCCCCTCCCGGGCGTCGCTGTGCGTGAGCGCGGTGACCTCGGCCATCGTGGTCGTGTCGGCGGTGGTGCAACTTGATCCGGTGCTGCAGATCTACACCTGGTATTCCGGCGCCGGGGCGCTCGGCGTCATCGTGATGATGACGCTGACCAGCGTCGCAGTCATCGCGTACGGCTCCAAGCTGCGCGGCGCCGCTCAGGGCGCCTCGACCACTCGGGTGATTGCTTCCGCGGTGCTCGGCGGGATCGGTCTGCTGCTGGTGCTGGCGATCTCGGTGTGGAACTTCCCGATCCTGGTCGGCGGAACAGTGGCCGCGATCGTCTGGGGGCTGGTGCTGGTCGGTGCGTTCGCGGCCGGGCTGCTGGTCCCTCGCCGGGTCGGCCATGCCGTGGCAGACCCGGCTCTGCAGTCCTCCGACGAGCGGTAA
- the rpmG gene encoding 50S ribosomal protein L33: protein MARRLENRPIVKLRSTAGTGYTYVTRKNRRNNPERLVLRKYDPVIRRHVDFREER from the coding sequence ATGGCCCGCCGCCTGGAGAACCGGCCGATCGTGAAGCTCCGCTCCACTGCCGGCACCGGCTACACCTACGTCACCCGCAAGAACCGCCGGAACAACCCGGAGCGGTTGGTGCTGCGCAAATACGACCCGGTGATCCGCCGGCATGTCGACTTTCGTGAGGAACGCTGA
- the rpsN gene encoding 30S ribosomal protein S14: MAKTSKIVKNNQRREIVARYAERRQALRMVLRDSQATQQEREAAQAALAKLPRDASPTRLRNRDIVDGRPRGYLRKAGISRIRFREMAHRGELPGITKASW, from the coding sequence ATGGCCAAAACCAGCAAGATCGTCAAGAACAACCAGCGGCGCGAGATCGTCGCCCGCTATGCCGAGCGTCGGCAGGCCCTCCGTATGGTGCTCAGGGACAGCCAAGCAACCCAGCAGGAGCGCGAGGCCGCGCAGGCAGCGCTGGCCAAGCTCCCGCGTGACGCGAGTCCCACTCGGCTGCGCAATCGGGACATCGTGGACGGTCGGCCGCGCGGCTATCTCCGCAAGGCCGGGATCAGTCGCATCCGTTTCCGCGAGATGGCCCACCGGGGCGAACTGCCCGGCATCACGAAGGCGAGTTGGTGA
- the ilvC gene encoding ketol-acid reductoisomerase, translating to MFYDDDADLSVIQGRTVAVIGYGSQGHAHALSLRDSGVDVRVGLRPGSKSAAKAEAEGLRVLSVADAAAEADLIMILAPDQHQRTIYANEIAPNLQEGDALFFAHGFNIRFGYIQPPAGVDVCMVAPKGPGHLVRREYAEGRGVPVIVAVEKDESGEAWPLALSYAKAIGGLRAGGIKTTFTEETETDLFGEQAVLCGGASALVQAGFEILTEAGYQPEVAYFECLHELKLIVDLMYEGGIAKQRWSVSDTAEYGDYVSGPRVIDDHVKENMKAVLADVQSGAFAKRFIDDQDAGAPEFKELRAKAEQHPIEATGHQLRGLMAWVKSHDDDYVEGTAAR from the coding sequence ATGTTCTACGACGACGACGCCGATCTGTCGGTGATCCAGGGCCGCACCGTGGCCGTCATCGGCTATGGCTCGCAGGGCCACGCGCATGCGCTGTCGCTGCGCGATTCGGGCGTCGACGTACGCGTGGGTCTGCGGCCGGGCTCGAAGTCGGCGGCGAAGGCCGAGGCCGAGGGCCTGCGGGTGCTCAGTGTCGCCGACGCGGCCGCCGAGGCCGATCTGATCATGATCCTGGCGCCCGATCAGCACCAGCGCACCATCTACGCCAACGAGATCGCGCCGAACTTGCAGGAGGGTGACGCGCTGTTCTTCGCGCACGGCTTCAACATCCGGTTCGGCTATATCCAGCCGCCGGCCGGCGTTGACGTCTGCATGGTCGCGCCCAAGGGCCCGGGTCACCTGGTCCGCCGTGAGTACGCCGAGGGCCGGGGCGTCCCGGTCATCGTGGCGGTCGAGAAGGATGAGTCCGGCGAGGCCTGGCCGCTCGCGCTCTCGTACGCGAAGGCGATCGGCGGTCTGCGGGCCGGTGGTATCAAGACCACCTTCACCGAGGAGACCGAGACCGATCTGTTCGGCGAGCAGGCTGTGCTGTGCGGTGGCGCGTCCGCGCTGGTCCAGGCTGGTTTCGAGATCCTGACCGAGGCGGGTTATCAGCCCGAGGTCGCGTACTTCGAGTGCCTGCACGAGCTCAAGCTGATCGTCGACCTGATGTACGAGGGTGGCATCGCCAAGCAGCGCTGGAGTGTCTCCGACACCGCCGAGTACGGCGACTACGTCTCCGGCCCGCGGGTGATCGACGACCACGTCAAGGAGAACATGAAGGCCGTCCTCGCCGACGTCCAGTCCGGCGCGTTCGCCAAGCGGTTCATCGATGATCAGGACGCCGGTGCGCCGGAGTTCAAGGAGCTGCGGGCCAAGGCCGAGCAGCACCCGATCGAGGCCACCGGGCATCAGTTGCGCGGGCTGATGGCCTGGGTCAAGTCGCACGACGACGACTACGTGGAGGGCACCGCCGCCCGCTGA
- the rpmF gene encoding 50S ribosomal protein L32, producing MAVPKRRMSRSNTRHRRARWQAAPIALVPVRIRGVVYKVPRRLVRAYRTGVLPPPEGGRS from the coding sequence ATGGCGGTTCCGAAGCGGCGTATGTCGCGCAGCAACACCCGGCACCGCCGGGCCCGTTGGCAGGCGGCCCCGATAGCCCTGGTCCCGGTACGGATCCGCGGCGTGGTCTACAAGGTGCCGCGTCGGCTCGTCCGCGCCTACCGGACCGGCGTGCTGCCTCCACCGGAGGGAGGCCGATCATGA
- the rpmB gene encoding 50S ribosomal protein L28, with translation MSQRCQVTGAQPGFGHHVSHSHRRTNRRFDVNIQRKTYWVPSLRRSVRLRVSARGIKIIDQRGIDAVVADILRRDGRL, from the coding sequence GTGTCTCAACGTTGTCAGGTCACCGGCGCGCAGCCGGGCTTCGGTCACCATGTCTCCCACTCCCACCGGCGGACCAATCGCCGTTTCGATGTCAACATCCAGCGCAAGACCTACTGGGTGCCGTCACTACGGCGTTCGGTCCGGCTGCGGGTGAGTGCTCGCGGCATCAAGATCATCGATCAGCGGGGGATCGATGCCGTGGTGGCTGACATCCTCCGCCGCGACGGGAGGCTGTGA